The following coding sequences lie in one Zingiber officinale cultivar Zhangliang chromosome 2B, Zo_v1.1, whole genome shotgun sequence genomic window:
- the LOC122047364 gene encoding filament-like plant protein 3: MDRRNWLWRRKSSEKSPGVTESSGSASSERHSGEQEILGTSISSPKHPQSPDVFSKDLNHEAYETIKALNDKLSASLLNISAREDLVTEHAKVAEEAVLGWENAEKEVSFLRQQLEAATRKNSFLEDKAIHLEAALKECVRQLRLTREEQEQKVQDAILKETQKRKSEKSELELHLIELLAQMDVKTEISNSINLDLQSKIEILTKGNSSLKADLVTLTEDLHMKTLELELSTRTAETVSKQHLDSIKKMAKLEAECHKLRIAARKLPIANEHIFSPNSHYVESVTDSQSDAGERLLSINHEQICSDSRAPTLSFELSQFRKGKDSPRNLESSVEISLMDDFIEMERLVALPEIDHGNSSIEHDACSDLTVSVDSTSRKELEAVNLHVSELDKMIGKMNTEKVEMEESLAVTNIQLKDTCKQVEAAEVKLVELQRQLNLINDEKHALELELEAKEGKKNEMEVQLELAHAKNVQLTERITILDSNFEEEKKLSAKLRVRCQNIEATEAKRKEMELQLGSAVGEIAELKGKIRLLGQVEGGKMMSTELASRCWKIDQLEHNKELESQLEFAKLKIGEQHDKANITDRKPKEDKAFSEGLVFECQNVEVIIAKNKELKCQLCSQKIEVSLLREKVNVLEAIAEKERVLASEISADLEATKVKRNELVLQLESAHMEIKNLQEKFGSLEKQFEEEKLISADFAEKYHKLENGMPSKQQSFGLHSTASSNRKLIVGQEKEIVLAAAKLVQCQKTLASLNQQLKLMSNFDVLMLEINEPGHCWS; encoded by the exons ATGGACCGCCGTAATTGGCTATGGAGGCGAAAGTCGTCAGAAAAGAGCCCTGGAGTGACTGAGAGCTCCGGTTCTGCATCTTCTGAGAGGCACTCTGGTGAACAG GAGATACTGGGGACTTCTATTAGTTCCCCAAAGCATCCTCAATCACCAGATGTTTTCTCAAAGGATCTTAATCACGAGGCCTATGAAACTATAAAAGCATTGAATGACAAACTATCAGCTTCTCTTTTGAACATTAGTGCCCGAGAAGATTTAGTCACGGAGCATGCCAAAGTTGCGGAAGAAGCAGTTTTAG GTTGGGAAAATGCAGAAAAGGAAGTTTCATTTTTAAGGCAGCAGCTTGAAGCTGCAACAAGGAAGAACTCCTTTCTTGAAGATAAAGCTATACATCTTGAAGCTGCCCTCAAGGAGTGTGTTAGGCAGCTTCGGCTGACAAGAGAAGAGCAAGAACAGAAAGTCCAAGATGCCATCCTTAAGGAAACCCAGAAAaggaaatctgaaaaatcagaacTTGAACTTCACCTCATTGAGTTGCTAGctcagatggatgttaaaactgaAATTTCAAATTCCATTAACCTGGACCTTCAATCAAAAATTGAAATTCTCACCAAGGGGAATTCTTCTCTCAAAGCGGATCTTGTTACCCTCACTGAGGATCTCCACATGAAAACACTAGAGTTGGAGCTAAGCACTAGAACAGCAGAAACAGTTAGCAAACAACATTTGGATAGCATAAAGAAAATGGCTAAGCTTGAAGCTGAGTGTCATAAGTTACGAATTGCAGCAAGGAAATTGCCAATAGCTAATGAGCATATTTTCTCTCCTAATTCACATTATGTTGAATCTGTCACTGATAGCCAATCAGATGCAGGGGAAAGGTTGTTAAGTATAAACCATGAACAAATTTGTTCTGATTCAAGGGCACCAACTCTAAGTTTCGAGCTCAGTCAGTTCAGAAAGGGAAAGGATAGTCCAAGAAATCTTGAATCTTCTGTTGAAATTAGCCTAATGGATGATTTCATCGAGATGGAAAGACTTGTTGCATTACCAGAGATTGACCATGGAAATTCTAGCATTGAGCATGATGCCTGTTCAGATCTCACTGTCAGTGTAGATAGCACTTCAAGGAAAGAGCTTGAAGCTGTCAATCTGCATGTATCTGAGTTGGATAAGATGATTGGGAAGATGAACACAGAAAAAGTTGAAATGGAAGAATCTTTAGCTGTAACCAATATTCAACTGAAGGATACATGCAAGCAAGTGGAAGCAGCTGAAGTTAAGTTGGTAGAGTTGCAAAGGCAGCTCAATTTGATTAATGATGAAAAGCATGCTCTTGAGCTAGAACTGGAAGCCAAAGAAGGCAAGAAAAATGAAATGGAAGTTCAGCTCGAATTAGCACATGCAAAAAATGTGCAGCTGACAGAGAGAATAACCATATTAGATAGCAATTTTGAGGAAGAGAAAAAATTGTCTGCTAAATTGAGAGTGAGGTGCCAAAATATTGAGGCTACAGAAGCTAAGAGGAAGGAAATGGAACTTCAGCTTGGCTCAGCAGTTGGTGAAATTGCCGAGTTAAAGGGAAAGATTAGATTGTTAGGACAGGTTGAAGGAGGGAAAATGATGTCCACAGAACTAGCATCTAGGTGTTGGAAAATAGATCAATTGGAACATAATAAAGAATTGGAAAGTCAGCTTGAGTTTGCGAAGTTGAAAATTGGTGAGCAACATGATAAGGCTAATATAACAGATAGGAAACCAAAGGAGGATAAGGCATTTTCGGAGGGACTTGTTTTTGAGTGCCAAAATGTGGAAGTAATAATTGCAAAGAATAAAGAACTCAAATGTCAACTCTGTTCCCAAAAAATAGAAGTAAGCCTGTTACGTGAAAAGGTGAATGTGCTGGAAGCGATTGCTGAGAAGGAGAGGGTGCTTGCCTCAGAAATTTCAGCTGATCTTGAAGCCACAAAGGTGAAGAGAAATGAATTGGTTCTGCAACTTGAATCAGCACATATGGAAATCAAGAATCTCCAAGAGAAGTTTGGCTCCTTAGAAAAACAATTTGAAGAGGAGAAGTTAATATCTGCAGATTTTGCAGAAAAATACCACAAGTTGGAGAATGGAATGCCTAGCAAGCAGCAATCATTTGGATTACATTCAACTGCAAGCTCAAATAGAAAGCTGATAGTTGGACAG GAGAAAGAGATTGTGTTGGCTGCTGCAAAGCTAGTGCAGTGCCAAAAGACCTTAGCTTCTCTGAATCAACAATTGAAGTTGATGTCAAATTTTGATGTTTTGATGCTTGAAATAAATGAGCCGGGGCACTGCTGGAGCTAA